Proteins from one Candidatus Omnitrophota bacterium genomic window:
- a CDS encoding dephospho-CoA kinase: MIVIGVTGGVGMGKSTVAKMLARKGAVVLDADALSHEAMEPKKLAWRKIVKAFGERVLNDDQTIRRQQLAAVVFRDAQQRQRLEQILHPQVLRMMKQQIQRLRRSCKVNAVVVDVPLLLEAGGSGLVDALVVVTARPEVQRQRLKNAHGWTDEEIDARMAAQWDVSAKAALADVVVENSDGVDRTRTQVDRLWNRLVAQHSSK; encoded by the coding sequence ATGATTGTCATCGGCGTCACCGGGGGCGTCGGGATGGGCAAGAGCACGGTCGCGAAGATGCTGGCGCGGAAAGGCGCGGTGGTGCTTGATGCGGATGCGCTCTCACACGAGGCGATGGAGCCGAAGAAGCTGGCGTGGCGGAAGATCGTCAAGGCCTTCGGCGAGCGGGTGCTGAATGACGATCAAACGATCCGCCGCCAGCAACTCGCCGCCGTCGTCTTCCGCGATGCGCAGCAGCGCCAACGCCTGGAGCAGATCCTTCATCCTCAAGTGCTCCGGATGATGAAGCAGCAGATTCAACGCCTGCGGCGCTCATGCAAGGTCAACGCGGTGGTCGTGGACGTTCCGCTGCTGCTTGAGGCGGGAGGATCGGGGCTGGTCGACGCGCTTGTCGTGGTGACGGCGCGGCCTGAGGTCCAACGGCAACGATTGAAAAACGCCCATGGATGGACTGATGAGGAAATCGATGCGCGGATGGCAGCGCAATGGGATGTGTCGGCTAAGGCGGCGCTGGCCGATGTGGTCGTGGAAAACTCAGACGGCGTGGATCGCACGCGAACACAGGTGGATCGGCTATGGAACAGACTGGTAGCGCAACACAGCAGCAAGTGA